The window TGGAGGCTGGGATTCAATCTTTCTTTGATGTCCCTTTGATAATAGGGGACGAAGCCATTGGCTCCATAAATATTGGATCTCGCCAACCGGGCGGAATCCCCGCAGAGACCCGTGAGATAGTGGTGCTGCTGACATCCAGACTTTCCCTGGCTCTCTTTCATGCCCGGCTTCACGATGAGCTGAAAATGAAAGAGGCGGCCCTGGAGGCCAGCGAGAGAAGCTATCGGGAACTCATCGACCAGGCAGCCGATGTGATTCTAAAAGCCACGTTTCAGGGTGAGATTATTCAGGCAAATGTGGCAGCCACACGCCTGCTTGGATATTCCAACGATGAACTGCTCAAAATGAATTTATCGGCCTTATTTGAACCAGATGTTTTGGTGAGAAAACCCCTGCGCTATGATCTCGTGAATGAGGGACTCACCGTGCTTTCGGAGCGAGCTTTTCGTACTAAAGCTGGCACCCTCATCCCTGTGGAAATGAATTCCAAAAAGCTTTCCGATGGCACCCTGGTAAGTATTGTTCGTGATCTTACGGAACGGAATAAAACCAAAGAACGCCTCCTTGACCAGAAAAACCAGATCACAGCCTTGTTTGATGCCACGCCAATACTCATGTATGCCAAGGACCCTGATGGTCGCTACACCATGCTAAATGATGCCTACTTGACATTCTTTGGAAAAGAGAGGGGTGATATGTTGGGGAAGACGGTGACTGAGGTTTGGAAGACCCCTTCAGCGCGGCAGGTTGAAAAAGATGACCTCAAGCTTTTCCAGAACAATGAACTCCAGGCCCACGCCACTGAATTTAAAAATGCTTCTGGCATCACACGACAAATGCTGTCACGAAAAGCGCCTTACCTGGATGCCCAGGGCGATCCCGCGGGGTTTGTCGGCACTCTGATAGATTATACTGATCTCAAAGAGGCACAGAGTCGTTATCAAACCCTTTTCAACAATTCTCCTGACCCCATCGTTGTTCATGATGGAAAGGTGATCTTGACGGCCAATCGGGCTGCCCTGGACTTTTTCAAGGCAGAAGACCCAGACAAATATGTTAAAAGTCCTGTCTCGGCATTTATACATCCAGACTCTGTGGGCAATTCGAGAAAACGAATAAAAGCGCTGCTCGATTCCAAACAGCCTAACAATATCGTGAGTCAGAAGTTTGTTATTGCCACCGGTGAGGTGCGCGATGTAGAGGTCATGTCAGTACCGATTGAGGATCAGGGACGGATTGTTATCATGTCATCGTTTCGGGATGTTACTGATGAGCTTATCACTCGCAAGGCCCTGCTTAACAGTGAGGAGAGGTATCGCCGGGCATTCAATTATTCACCGACTGCCATGGTACTTCATGACAAGGGGGTCCTTTTGGATGCGAACCAGGCAGCCCTGGATTTTGCAGGAGCTGAAAGCCTTGAGGAAGTGCTGGGAATGGACCTTTTTAAGCTGGTCCATCCAGATTTTCGTCAGGCTGCTCACGAGGGGATTGAAAACCTGCTTAAAACCGGAAAACCTGTCGCAGGTGTTAGAGAGCAAAAATATCTCACCCTGTCTGGCGAAGAGCGTTGGGTCGAAATAAAAGGTGTTCCGGTAGACCAAATCAATAAAACCCTCATCCTGCTCTCTTTTAATGATATTCATGAAAGGGTCTTGGCCCGCGAGCAAATGAGAAAAAGTCGTCAACAACTGGAAGTCATCACAGGCCACTTAACCAGTTATCTTTTTCTGGTCGACACTAACTTGTCACTCCTGTACGTAAATCAGACCACTGCAAAACTTCTGGAGGCCAAAAGTGAAGATGTCCTTGGGGAACCTCTCAAAAAATTTGTTCCAGAAGGAGCCCTGACTGCTGGCTTAGAATACCTGCCCCGCTTATTAAAGGGCGAGGTTTGTAGCTTCCCGTATCACCACAAGTCAAAATCGCGAGGAGCGTTCGTTTATGTCCTGACCCTGATACCTATTGAGGCCGAGGATGGAGATGTTATGGCTTTTTTGGTGCAAATGGATGATGTGACTGAGATAGCCTCTGCTCGAGAAGAGATAGCCGAAAACAAAGAACTCCTGGAGTTGATCGTTGATACGATTCCAGGGCTTTTTTCTTATTCAGATATGAATGAGAAATATCTCTACGTAAACGAAGCCTATGCAAACTGGTATGGCTATAAGAAGGCCGATGTCATCGGAAAATCTTTCAACCAAATCATTCCGGCGCACACGTATTCAGAAATTCAACCCTATCTATCCAGAATCTCTAAAGGGGAGGCGTTCTCCTACTCCAGGACGACTACAGGTCCCGATGGCCGGGCTCACGATTTGGAGATCCGCTATCTTCCACATTTTGACACAAACAAACAGCCCAAGGCCTTTCTGACCTCACTCCAGGATGTGACTGAGCTAAATGAGTATGAGCGGTTTCGTGATTCCCTGCGTCGACTTGCCCGCCAGCTTACCGTTTCCCTCAAACCGCGAGAGGTGGGAATCCTTGCCGCCTCCTTGCTTTATGACCTCTTTGGTTATGATGCCTTTGCTTTATATCGCATCAATCTCGAAAAAAATGAAGCTGCTGGATTGTTTTCCCAGGATACCTTTTCCGGACAGGATACACCGGTTGAGGTCGAGAACGGCTCCTATATTATGGATGTAGAAAATATTGAGAATACCTTTATTCTTCCCTCGCCACTCCTGATCAATCGCAAGAAGTCCTCAAAAGAACAACCCTTGTCTCCTTTTGGTGATGCATCTCGACTTAGCCTGTCGCTAGTGTTTGTACCCATCTTCTGGGAGGGGATCCAGATTGGATTGTTCACCCTGCAAAGTTATATCGCTGAAAAATTCCAGGACGATGATCTGCCCAAACTGAAAATTTTTGCCAACCAGATTGGTGGCGCCCTGGTTCGAGCCCAGGCAGACGAACTCATCCAACTTCAGACCGACGAGCTAAAAGTAAGGGAGCTTGAGCTTCAGGCCAGCGTGAAGGAGAAAGACGTTCTTCTACAAGAGGTCTATCACCGAACCAAAAACAATATGCAGGTTATTATCGGCTTACTGGAAATGCGTGGCCTGAAGGCTAAAAATGACGAGACTCAGATTCTGGTCGAAGAAATGACCAATCAGATATATAGTATGAGTATGGTTCATGATCTTCTGTACAGATCCAAGAGTTTGTCAGAGATCCAACTGGATGAGTATTTGGAAAAGTTGGTTGAGCGGCTCATTCTGGCATATAAAACCTCGCTTGGGAACATCACCCCGGATTGTCTCCCCGAGGCAATTACTGTGAATATTCAGACTGCCATTCCTTTGGGCTTGGTGATAAATGAGATAATCAGTAACGCCTTGAAGTATGCTTTCCCAGATCATCGAGATGGGAAAATTCTAATCAGGACCAGGAAGCTTGGAAAAGGTGGCCTGTCCATAGAAGTCGGGGATGATGGCGTGGGGTTGAAGTCTGGGGTGGATTTAAACACTACAGACACATCTGGGGTGAAGATTATTCACGATATTGTCGAGCTACAGCTTCTGGGTACCTTGAAAATATCTACTGCTAAGGGGGTAAAGTATTTAATTACTATCCCCAGCCTGAAGTTAGATTAGTAGCCTGAGTTCAAAAGATTCTGGGGATATTATGGTAGAACAAACACGCATCCTGCTGGTTGAAGACGAAGTTATCACCGCCTCCTCCCTGAAGCTGGGGCTGGAAGCCGCAGGCTATGGGGTTTGCCCCCTGGCCACCCGTGGCGAAAGGGCCATAAAAATTGCCGCGGAAGAAAAGCCGGATGTCATCTTGATGGATGTTAACCTGCCTGGCAGCCTCAATGGCATTGAAACTGCCCGGGTCATCCTGAAAACACTTGATACCAAAATACTTTTCCTTACTGGCTATCACGATGATGACGTTATTGCTCAAATAAACTCCCTGAATCCTCTGGGCTATGTGATCAAACCTGTCAGCGTCGAACGCATCCGAGACATTCTGGATGCAAATCTTTAAAACACCTCACACCTTTTTATAGAAAAGAGGAACAAATGAAGCGCTTTCTTCTCCTCGCCCTTTTTGTATGCTCTGGCATGGCTCAGCATCTATTCAATCAGGAGCCAGAGGTCAGGGTTAGAATCGTCAATACCCTGGATACACTCAACATCTCCCTCAGGGGTGAGTGGTTTTTTCGAAACACATCAGCTGCAAAAATGACACTACCCGTAAATTCTCAGATTCAACTTATTAATAGTGGCGGACAAATCTCTGTTTTTGACACCTCGGGCACCTTGCTGGCCAAGACCCCATCCTTTATGTTTAGATCAAACAGCGACACCGCTTCAGTTAAAATTAAATCTGTTCCCTATGGGGTTGGTTGGTGGTGGGCTGGTGTGGAAGACCGGATTTATGAAGGTGCCTTCCATATATATATCGGGACACATCAAGAAATGGATGTTGTGGTTCAATTGCCCCTGGAAACCTACCTGAAAGGGGTTGTACCTTATGAAATTGGCGGCACATCCCCCCTGGAAGCCCTCAAGGCTCAGGCAGTAGCTGCCAGATCCGAAGCTGTCATCGCCTTGACCTCCAAACTCTATAGTGATGAGTTCTATGATCTCACATCCGATGTGGAATGCCAGGTCTTTAGTGGTAACAAGCGGCGCACCGCCCGGTCTGACCAGTCAGTCGAGGAAACAGCGGGGTTGATCATCAGCGAGAGCGGGCAACCCATGAATGCCTTTTACGCCTCAAATTGTGGTGGTCGAGCTGAACTTATCCAGAATGTCTGGCCTGGCCGGAATCGGCTGGAAAGCTATGGCGTGTCCCTGCCAGACAACGAGAATCGGAGGGGACCGAACCTGAGGTGCAACTGGAAAGCCAGGCGCTGGATAAAATCCTCGCCGGATGTCTATTGCAATCCGGACCCCAACGCTTTCCTGCCCAGCTGGAGCAGGAACAATTTTCGCTGGTCCCGGGAATTTACGGTTCAAGAATTAACTGACATGCTCACCGACGACCGGGATCTGGGTTTGTTCAGGAGAATCCGTGTTTTAAAGCGGGGACCCTCTGGACGCATTTATAAAGCCCGCATTCTTTTTGAGAAGGGCAAGCTTGATATAAATGGGGAACTCACCCTGCGACAGCTTTTTAGTCCCTCACTGCGGAGTTCGGCTTTTTATGTAAAACGGAGGGGTGACAAGGTGGTTATCCGTGGCTCTGGCTGGGGACATGGTGTGGGCATGTGCCAGAGTGGCGCCGTCGCCCAGGCCACCAGGGGTCGCAGTTTTGAGGAGATTCTTAAACACTACTATTCAAAAGCGGGTTTGTTAAACATCTATGGTAAATAAGGGTTCTGAATATCCCTATCATGCAAAAACAGTGGTCATGCGTTTTGAGGAAGCCGTCCTTTTTTACAAGACCGTATAAACACCGTTTGTCAGACCGATAACAATAAATACAAGAAAGGTAAATTATGTCTAGCATGAATGGATTTTTATCCTACTCGTTGATTTCTGTGTTGGTAATTATTCCTTTTTGGAAGATCCTGCAAAAGGCTGGTTTTAATCCTGCGCTCAGTCTTTTATTTGTGGTTCCCATCATAAATCTAGTGACTTTGTATTACGTAGCATTTACAAAGTGGGCAGCTGGAGATAATTCTCAAAATCCTTGAGCTTAAGTCTGATTTCGGTCTTCTAGCTAAAACATAGAGCTGACTCATCCCGACACTCCGTATTGCCCTACTGCGGGATCAAAGACACGGGGGGGGGCAAAACGACAGTGACGTAGATGGATACAATTATCGAACAAAGCGAGTATGTTTCAGGAAGCAGTTCAGGCTTCAAGCCGTAGAAAGGTAGCAAAAATGCTTAAGTGGATAAGAGAACATTCAATGGTTTTGGCAAATCCATTGCGTTTCGCTGAAGAGCTGACCGGTACTTGGTTCAGATTCTGGTTTTTTGGCACGCTTATGACGAGTTTTGTTATAATGATCTCCATAAAACTGGATGATCCAAGATGGTTTGGAATTACAATATTTATCGTGTGGCAGTTTTTGTTTCTTTACACCATACGACGCCTGTACTTAATGTTAAAAGCGAAGGAAAGCGGGGGCAGCGAAAACAATAATTCTGGGCTGGAGAATTAAGTCATGACAAAATCACCACCTTTAGTAGCAAACATATTTACTGACCCTGTCGGTTGGGGTGGAACCATGGTTGGAACCAGGTTTAGATACCTTTTCACACTCGTATTTCTACCATTTTTTGTTTTGGTTGTACTTGACAAAATTGCAGTGACTGGAATTTGTGACTATTGGAGTTCAGCCCTACTAATCGTGGCATATCATCTCATGTTTGTGCATTCATTAAGAGCTCTATATAAGAAATGTAAAACTGGAAGGATGGGCGGAATAGGAGTGCCTGGTGGTCTATCCAAAACAATATTAATTATTGTGGAGTTATAACTTTCAATGAGAAAATGTAACTGGAATGTACTGATAGTTTTAGTTTTTATCCTTTATGTTAATAATGATACCTGTTTTTCTCAAACCTCAAAAGATACACTTTATGTTCTGTTTGTAGGAAACAGTTTCACTTATTCCAACGATCTTCCCCAAATGGTTTCCATGATTTCCGATAGTGCACATATAAATCTTGTTGCAAAAATGTCTGTTGGTCCGGGAGTCAAGATAAGCGATCATTGGCGGGGAACAGGCGGACTAAAAACTAAAGAAATCATAAAGAAGGAGAAGTTTGATATCGTAATCCTCCAGGGACAAAGCATGGCACCCATGAGCCACCCTGATAGTTTTATTGTATATAGAAAATTGTTTTGTGATTATGTTAAAGAAAATGGAGCTGAGCCATTCATCTTTTCTAGCTGGGCACCACAAAAGTTATATAATTACCAGGAAGAATTAACAAGTGCATATTCAACATTATCCAGAGAAATTAATACTGACGTCCTGCCAATAGGCCCAGCGTGGAACTTGGCCCATAAATTAAAACCACGTATTGAACTCTTCAATTCTGATGGTCGCCATCCTTCAGTTTTAGGTACATTTTTAACAGCATGTGTAATTACAAAAACACTAACTGGAGAGCTTCCTGAAAACCTCCCAACATATTTTACTATGAATAAGTTTAAAGGAGAATCTGGTGAATTGGTGTATTTATCTATATCAGATATAAACTTCTGTCGGGAAATTGCAAATCAGATTGTCAGCAATAAGAATTAATTATCTTTTATGAAGTAAGTCAAAATACTATGCCTATATATCTGACTTCAATATTTGCAGTTAAACATGTTTACACATAGCAAAGTACCAAACCGAACAGAATCGTGTTTTGGATATTGAAACTTTCTCGAGCTGGTCGTTGAAAATTAGATAAAGCATACTGGTCTTGTTTTCCGACGGCTTGGTACAACTGTTCGTGTGACTTTAATTGATTGGTTATATGAGACGACACAATGGAAAATTAGTACTGATTCTTTTAATGCTAAACGCTTGCGTTTCGCATGGGACCTATCAAACGCCTAAACCATTGGGGGTAGATGAAGATTTGATAGGTCTTGGAATAATGCAGGGAATTGGAGATACAAAAGACACTCGAAAACCCTCTGTCGATATCCTCTATCGACGAGGTCTTGTTAAGAATGTTGACGTGGGATTGAGAACCTCGGGAGTGCTTTTCTATGGAGGCGTTTTGACGGTTGACGCCAAATATGGACTGCTAAATGGTCCCTTCCTGGTTTCAGTAGATTTTGGAATGTCATATACATCTTCTCGTAATGTGGATTCTGAATCTTTTGATTTAATGGGATATCACCCAATGTTAATGATTGGTACTGAAAGCATCTATTTAGGGTTTAAACACAACATTTTTCATGGAGAAGGTCGAGCAAGGATGTTGAACTCAGGGGCTGATGAAAACGGTAGACTTCGCGTGCCTTCCATAGTGATTGGTTATTCATTTGGAAAAAGTTTTCGCATTCAACCAGAGCTTAATTGTTTCATACCTGGTTCTGGATCACCAATTTTGTTTCCGAGTATTGGGTTGTACGTAAGAGGTTGAAAAATTCACAACAAACTAGCCTAGGGCAGACCCACATGCAGTGGCGTGCAAGGCGATACTGCTTGATTCTGGGGCACAACTTCGAAAGGCGTCAACGCCACACCTGATCCAGGCCATTAAAAAGAGCAAAAGTCTTTTTGCTCGGGCTTTATGGGGCGGATGTCAACCTGAAGGATTCAACCGGTGATTCTGCCTTGGATCGTGCCGGGCAAAGAAGAAATTATGAGATGCTATCATATTTAAAATCAGTGCAAACCCAGAATTTGAGAAACCACTAAGAATTATGAACAGTTTAACACCAGCCTACACCGGTGTCGGGACAAAAACCCCGGCCTGATACCAACCAGACCAGCGATATGGATTTAACAATAATTCAGATGGACTATTTAATACACTTTATCACAAGAGAGAATTATCTTCCCCATAAGGATTTAAAATAACGCGGGGGAAACAAAAATTGAATAAAACAACAATTCTAATTGTATCCGTTTTTCTACTCATTGGAAGTGTTCACGCAAATCCCGTTCAACTTAAGTTTTTTTCAGAAATCCAGTTCGCTGATTTCAATTCCACTGAGTGGGCAATAGAGCTTAAAGATGACTGGGGACTTTTGTATGAGCTCAGCCTGAACGGTTGGTATCTCGCCACATCCTCTGACACCGCCTATTTTAATCCGGGGCTCAGGGCAGAAGAGAAC of the Candidatus Neomarinimicrobiota bacterium genome contains:
- a CDS encoding SpoIID/LytB domain-containing protein, with the translated sequence MKRFLLLALFVCSGMAQHLFNQEPEVRVRIVNTLDTLNISLRGEWFFRNTSAAKMTLPVNSQIQLINSGGQISVFDTSGTLLAKTPSFMFRSNSDTASVKIKSVPYGVGWWWAGVEDRIYEGAFHIYIGTHQEMDVVVQLPLETYLKGVVPYEIGGTSPLEALKAQAVAARSEAVIALTSKLYSDEFYDLTSDVECQVFSGNKRRTARSDQSVEETAGLIISESGQPMNAFYASNCGGRAELIQNVWPGRNRLESYGVSLPDNENRRGPNLRCNWKARRWIKSSPDVYCNPDPNAFLPSWSRNNFRWSREFTVQELTDMLTDDRDLGLFRRIRVLKRGPSGRIYKARILFEKGKLDINGELTLRQLFSPSLRSSAFYVKRRGDKVVIRGSGWGHGVGMCQSGAVAQATRGRSFEEILKHYYSKAGLLNIYGK
- a CDS encoding ankyrin repeat domain-containing protein; this translates as MLGLYGADVNLKDSTGDSALDRAGQRRNYEMLSYLKSVQTQNLRNH
- a CDS encoding response regulator, whose amino-acid sequence is MVEQTRILLVEDEVITASSLKLGLEAAGYGVCPLATRGERAIKIAAEEKPDVILMDVNLPGSLNGIETARVILKTLDTKILFLTGYHDDDVIAQINSLNPLGYVIKPVSVERIRDILDANL
- a CDS encoding PAS domain S-box protein, translating into MSDDHRFIHLLLDFDQAISWPDIKRVTSKALSFFDTNFKLERISITLIDQTNQQFEVFTRDTSVLHLSTGDRHPLSELHNAPGSNKNEPKYYSHISSLPKPSSVILSLLEAGIQSFFDVPLIIGDEAIGSINIGSRQPGGIPAETREIVVLLTSRLSLALFHARLHDELKMKEAALEASERSYRELIDQAADVILKATFQGEIIQANVAATRLLGYSNDELLKMNLSALFEPDVLVRKPLRYDLVNEGLTVLSERAFRTKAGTLIPVEMNSKKLSDGTLVSIVRDLTERNKTKERLLDQKNQITALFDATPILMYAKDPDGRYTMLNDAYLTFFGKERGDMLGKTVTEVWKTPSARQVEKDDLKLFQNNELQAHATEFKNASGITRQMLSRKAPYLDAQGDPAGFVGTLIDYTDLKEAQSRYQTLFNNSPDPIVVHDGKVILTANRAALDFFKAEDPDKYVKSPVSAFIHPDSVGNSRKRIKALLDSKQPNNIVSQKFVIATGEVRDVEVMSVPIEDQGRIVIMSSFRDVTDELITRKALLNSEERYRRAFNYSPTAMVLHDKGVLLDANQAALDFAGAESLEEVLGMDLFKLVHPDFRQAAHEGIENLLKTGKPVAGVREQKYLTLSGEERWVEIKGVPVDQINKTLILLSFNDIHERVLAREQMRKSRQQLEVITGHLTSYLFLVDTNLSLLYVNQTTAKLLEAKSEDVLGEPLKKFVPEGALTAGLEYLPRLLKGEVCSFPYHHKSKSRGAFVYVLTLIPIEAEDGDVMAFLVQMDDVTEIASAREEIAENKELLELIVDTIPGLFSYSDMNEKYLYVNEAYANWYGYKKADVIGKSFNQIIPAHTYSEIQPYLSRISKGEAFSYSRTTTGPDGRAHDLEIRYLPHFDTNKQPKAFLTSLQDVTELNEYERFRDSLRRLARQLTVSLKPREVGILAASLLYDLFGYDAFALYRINLEKNEAAGLFSQDTFSGQDTPVEVENGSYIMDVENIENTFILPSPLLINRKKSSKEQPLSPFGDASRLSLSLVFVPIFWEGIQIGLFTLQSYIAEKFQDDDLPKLKIFANQIGGALVRAQADELIQLQTDELKVRELELQASVKEKDVLLQEVYHRTKNNMQVIIGLLEMRGLKAKNDETQILVEEMTNQIYSMSMVHDLLYRSKSLSEIQLDEYLEKLVERLILAYKTSLGNITPDCLPEAITVNIQTAIPLGLVINEIISNALKYAFPDHRDGKILIRTRKLGKGGLSIEVGDDGVGLKSGVDLNTTDTSGVKIIHDIVELQLLGTLKISTAKGVKYLITIPSLKLD